Proteins from a genomic interval of Rosa chinensis cultivar Old Blush chromosome 2, RchiOBHm-V2, whole genome shotgun sequence:
- the LOC112188056 gene encoding E3 ubiquitin-protein ligase RHA2B yields the protein MGALSQFFSHLYTISIIFFTLFALEVVILVRSITGLKPNSEKRVITTAQYLKLIDQKNPTVSYSKKNKLRAHEDCSVCLSEFEEGEKIRQLKCKHRFHKDCVDKWLQQYWATCPLCRTKVLSDDVVASYHRLRNQVEYDGSDEELIFLLSSLQGNNFHRFF from the coding sequence ATGGGAGCTCTCTCTCAATTCTTCTCCCACCTCTACACcatctccatcatcttcttcactcTCTTCGCCCTCGAAGTCGTCATCCTCGTCCGCTCCATCACCGGCCTGAAACCCAACTCGGAGAAACGCGTCATCACCACCGCACAGTACCTGAAGCTCATCGACCAGAAGAACCCCACGGTTTCCTACTCCAAGAAGAATAAGCTGAGGGCTCACGAGGACTGTTCGGTGTGCTTGTCGGAGTTCGAAGAGGGCGAGAAGATTAGGCAGCTGAAATGCAAGCACAGGTTTCACAAGGACTGCGTTGATAAGTGGTTGCAGCAGTACTGGGCCACGTGTCCGCTTTGCAGGACGAAGGTGCTGTCGGACGACGTGGTGGCGAGTTATCACCGACTGAGAAATCAAGTGGAGTATGATGGCAGCGATGAGGAGCTAATCTTCTTGTTATCTTCGTTGCAGGGTAACAATTTCCATAGATTCTTCTAA